The genomic DNA CCAGTTCCTCGTAAAAATCTAAAAATTCATCAGGAAGCTCACCATCTCCCCATGTATATACACCCAACAGGAACCCGTCATAGCCGAGCAGTTCCTGCGCGCTGCAATCATACGAAGCCTTCAACTCCGCCTCATGTCCTGCCTGGCGGACGCCTTCGGCGATCAATTCTGCGATTTCCTCAGTATTACCAGTCATACTGGCATAAGCAATCATGATTTTACCCAAGTTCATCCCTCACTTTTGTTTGACATATGGAATGCATTCATTCCCTATTACTCAAATAATATTTGATAATGATTCTCATTG from Paenibacillus sp. FSL R10-2782 includes the following:
- a CDS encoding flavodoxin; this translates as MNLGKIMIAYASMTGNTEEIAELIAEGVRQAGHEAELKASYDCSAQELLGYDGFLLGVYTWGDGELPDEFLDFYEELDELDLSGKKTAVFGSGDTSYTQFCGAVDLVEQKVKERGAAVVQESLKIEFNPLDDEKENCRAYGRQFAQAGIGVS